TGCAAAACTATGATGATAGTGTTAAGTATAACCAAGACTGCTTTGTGGGACACCATAGATAACTTGAACTAATTTCTAGGTTGGTTTGGCAGcaatcagttaccttctgaaaACTGATACATTTCAAAATAATCCTCCGCTACTATTCTCAGACAACATTAATGATGACAGTTGAAATGCAGTGAATAACTAGTTAGAGCTGCAGTTTTTCTGTTAGTAGTTGTAGTTATAGTAACCAGCTAACTACTGCATGGTTTTTAGTGTTATATATGCTTCATCTTTCTATTTTTAGTTTACTTTTGCTCAAGACACTTTTTGACCTACGTAacacatgtaattattattattattaatactttacagaactgtacagatcaataaacaaaattaaacaatatttaagagcttataacaattaaattacagaactgaaggtctaccagtgtcttgcactggtagccataattaattacttacaaattacaataagctatataactacaaataataattacaaggggtagctataaagagtacaagttaaagaataaaatagtttgtaggagctggaatgtttaaacatttggaacaggggcaacggaaataaaaagtagataggttattactgtcaaaattgttaacaaaatgattccaaaaataATTCTTGAGTTTGAATTTGATAGTTAGGAGGGTTTGGGATAAGTCAATTAATGGTAAGCTGTTCCACAATCTGGGTATACGGTAGATGTAAAACTGTGTTTATAGTGTGATCACAGATTACAATTAGCTACACTAAAAGGTAGCTGTGCAtgtctatattattattattgggggtgaGCTTTAGCGAACTCCATCATATGTGAGGATAGCTGTGATGAATCATATTATACTTACTTATTCTTTGTGCTTGCTTGATTGCCTTGAATGTACTGTGCTCCTTATAAGGGATAAAACTATATTATCATCGTAGACCAAATATTACAACTCTACAATAACACACCTAAGTGTGATctttaatattatatatatacatctcAACCACTATGCCATCTATCTAATACAACCACATGAATCCACTAGTGATATCTAGCAATTatacatattatcaagagtttataatggtgtagggccattataaactcttgatattatatacGCTGGTACATGTAACTCTGGCCTGTCAACCTGAGATACTGACTGATTTATCATGCATACATGCCATCCTGTGTGTTGATATAATTTGATATGCTCAAAATATATTGTCACTCAGTAATTTTTGCGCCAAACTCTCAAATTAAATGAGCTATTGCATGGCTTCATGTTATGGTTGCAAACTATTTGCAGTGAGAATACTACATTGTAGAATGTCTATAAACTGTCAGTACTGAATAAGACATCACATATACCTAGCTGTATCCTTGCAAGCAAACAATACCATAAGGCTAGAAGAGATTACTATAATAAAGTAGGCTTGTCCTTACAATGCCATGCATTCACCCATAGTCAAACTAAAAGTTTGGGATTCATCAGTAGGAGAGTCATGCAGATGTCTGTGGTGGCTTTCCAatgataatcataataataatttcttaagtgtacatacaaaaataaaaatgtagTATAAATACATAGCTATAAGTAATTAAATCTCTCTTCATTCATTTAGTACagtttacatatatatatacatgatataatataatactGCAATGATTCTTCATTGATGAATTTtatttagctatataatatacGTATATGCATTTCAAAATAATAAATATAAGAGTGTCATAGTTTAATGTCACACTTGAAGAATGCCACATCATCAACAACAAATTCAGGATTATCCAGTATTGATAGTGGAGCAAATTTAGGACAACCAGATGCCACATTCATGTCTGATTTTGGTCGATGAAAACTAGTACTGGTTGGGTTGGGTTGGAATGACTGTACAATATTGTTGTTGCCTTTCTGGTTCACTAATGTCATTGTCACCATATGCTTAAAAGGCCATTCTAGTAAAGCATCATATTCTCCCTTCATGATGGTAAGGAAGTAAGATATGTAACGTCCCTTGCCACTACCATCACCATCTAAATACACACGTAGACACAGTCTGTACCCAAACCTGctggtgtaaaatggtgctgAATATAAACTGACAGTCTTTCCTAGTAGAGCATCCCTTCTACGTCTGGTGATATCTGGTATCTTCCATATGTAGTGACCATCATATGAAGTAGCTTGAAGTGTTTGCAAGGTGAGAGACACTTCTTCATAAGTATGATTGATCTCATTGATGCTTGCTTGCAGGGTGGCTAGTAGATCTTCAACTCCTGTTAATCTGAATGTAATGTCTTTTTGCTTGCTTTGAACTTCATTGAATTGTAAAACATGTTCTTTGTGGTTACTGCCGTCTACTTTTTCATTTAGTTTTCTAATTTCTGAATGCATTAATTTTTCCATATCTTCCAAACTATTAAGGCTACTGATACTGGTGATGCCATTTGGCTTTTGAAGCGAATGAGGGGATTGAGACTTTTGGGAAGATAGATATTTACAAACTAGGAGAATATGATCCTTCTGGCATTCGTCCATGTGTCTTGCCAATTCTTTATCATTCCTGCCCTTAAAGCGACAGCCCAAAAAACCAAAAGAACATTCTAAGTTATCATCAAGTTGTAATTTTGTGATCTCTTCACTACAACCTTCATTGGGACGTGATACTTCGACTAGTCGACACTCTTCCTTCAAATGTTTCTGTAAATACAGCATATAATACAGTCAAACGCTTGATGCATTCAATTTAGTACAATGTGCTATACCTGGTAGTGTCGATACTCGTCAGTCCAGCTACAATGAGGACAGGTGACTATGTTGGAATCAATTTCCTTGGCTATTGCCTTGTCATGGAAGTACTGTAAAAAAAGAAGATATTTCAATGGTTACAAACCTAACAGATCTAATGGCACACATTTAAGTGGCAATGTACGCAGTTATTTATATTcatacaaggggtagtcacttccataccgccaATTGATGCACTCACAACCGGGATCAAAAAGTTTGATTGCCAAAATATTgctttgatcacttgatttcatctttCCATGAGTCTTGATTCTTGATCGTCAACCGTATAAGCTTAGTAAATTCTCGTGTTACCCAAAGTTAGCTTTCCAAAGGTGCTTGATCCCCACTTTTACGGACGCCTTAATCGCTTGA
The nucleotide sequence above comes from Dysidea avara chromosome 3, odDysAvar1.4, whole genome shotgun sequence. Encoded proteins:
- the LOC136249104 gene encoding TNF receptor-associated factor 3-like, translated to MTTWHVVTQTPLVHTLDQRLQCVRCGFLLNGPLQLQCGHRICTPCAMKLKQQSSQTFFCEKCQRNVDFTGYFHDKAIAKEIDSNIVTCPHCSWTDEYRHYQKHLKEECRLVEVSRPNEGCSEEITKLQLDDNLECSFGFLGCRFKGRNDKELARHMDECQKDHILLVCKYLSSQKSQSPHSLQKPNGITSISSLNSLEDMEKLMHSEIRKLNEKVDGSNHKEHVLQFNEVQSKQKDITFRLTGVEDLLATLQASINEINHTYEEVSLTLQTLQATSYDGHYIWKIPDITRRRRDALLGKTVSLYSAPFYTSRFGYRLCLRVYLDGDGSGKGRYISYFLTIMKGEYDALLEWPFKHMVTMTLVNQKGNNNIVQSFQPNPTSTSFHRPKSDMNVASGCPKFAPLSILDNPEFVVDDVAFFKCDIKL